In one Dehalogenimonas formicexedens genomic region, the following are encoded:
- a CDS encoding twin-arginine translocation signal domain-containing protein → MSQFHSTVSRRNFMKGLGLAGAGIGAAALTAPVFHDMDELISSPKANFKHAWYVKNREAYKPTVEVDWDVLKPWNRKANLGFTTIQDTDTLPGFLDNDKRLKDLKAQWKAEQRERWDIKFDALSAASNYWVTSAAAGTPAATGFTTVAADKKWKGTPEEAARVIRAAYSYLGMPEVHFLSATDQRILNLGTTGTLTDNQVKGKVKSVTVAMMRKDFTIARFSTGDPYGYSAQGLLNRRQAEFLTALGYNCISGVSGPNSAFGALGGGSELSRLDHSVSPRFGAGIKVWTLFSTDLQLPEETPIDSGIFRFCAHCKTCSDMCRLNGNFCLSEETEPTWESHNTLPAATQALGYKTWDYKRPGLKKYYADYAYCDIGACLQHCWGQCVFNELDNASIHALIKPIAATTGLFNSSIMAIESYMPFGVREFDDQPKMIADWWNRDLTTWRYDEQTSAGSSQI, encoded by the coding sequence ATGTCCCAGTTTCATTCCACCGTAAGCAGGCGTAATTTCATGAAGGGTCTTGGACTAGCGGGCGCGGGAATCGGGGCAGCGGCATTGACAGCACCCGTTTTCCATGACATGGATGAGCTGATCTCCTCGCCAAAAGCCAATTTTAAGCACGCTTGGTACGTCAAAAATCGTGAGGCTTACAAGCCAACAGTAGAAGTGGATTGGGATGTCCTGAAGCCCTGGAACAGGAAAGCGAATCTCGGCTTTACTACAATCCAAGATACCGATACGCTGCCCGGGTTTCTGGACAATGATAAACGTCTTAAGGACCTGAAAGCCCAATGGAAAGCCGAGCAAAGGGAACGCTGGGATATCAAGTTCGATGCTCTTAGCGCTGCCAGCAATTATTGGGTCACTTCAGCTGCCGCGGGGACGCCGGCTGCCACCGGTTTTACCACTGTCGCTGCCGACAAAAAGTGGAAGGGAACTCCCGAGGAGGCGGCGCGTGTGATAAGGGCTGCATATAGTTATCTCGGAATGCCGGAGGTTCATTTCCTTTCCGCTACCGACCAAAGGATACTCAATCTGGGTACCACAGGCACATTGACTGACAACCAGGTCAAAGGTAAGGTAAAGTCGGTTACCGTGGCGATGATGCGCAAAGACTTCACCATTGCCCGTTTCAGCACCGGTGACCCATACGGATACAGCGCTCAAGGTTTGTTGAATCGGAGGCAGGCGGAGTTTCTCACCGCCCTTGGCTACAACTGCATCAGCGGTGTCAGTGGCCCGAACTCTGCTTTCGGCGCGCTTGGTGGCGGTAGTGAATTAAGCCGCCTTGATCATTCGGTTAGTCCTAGATTCGGCGCCGGCATCAAGGTGTGGACTCTTTTCTCGACCGATCTGCAGTTGCCGGAAGAAACACCCATCGACTCCGGAATTTTCAGGTTCTGCGCCCACTGTAAAACATGTTCCGACATGTGCCGTCTAAACGGTAACTTCTGCTTGTCTGAAGAAACTGAACCGACCTGGGAATCCCATAATACCCTGCCTGCGGCGACCCAGGCTCTCGGCTATAAAACCTGGGATTACAAACGACCAGGGCTTAAGAAGTACTATGCCGATTATGCCTATTGCGATATCGGCGCCTGCCTTCAGCATTGCTGGGGACAATGCGTGTTCAACGAGCTGGATAATGCCAGCATCCATGCCCTGATAAAGCCCATAGCGGCCACAACAGGACTCTTCAATTCGTCAATCATGGCGATTGAGAGTTACATGCCATTTGGTGTCAGGGAATTTGACGACCAGCCCAAAATGATCGCCGATTGGTGGAATCGTGACCTGACCACCTGGCGTTACGACGAACAAACAAGCGCCGGTAGCAGCCAGATCTAA
- a CDS encoding tyrosine-type recombinase/integrase, giving the protein MENSPVDRLTISTLVSANSLETLIQGYLLNCRCENKSPKTVSIYRMVLDNFQWFLSHKEMPTEVHLINALHVREFLWYLASEKVRWGSTNSMATRPANSTTVHVYYRSLKTFFSWLKREELINKNPFDHINPPKQEKKVIQALSVTEINTLFDACLGKTMYDVRDKAILCVLLDSGLRISELTSLKVEDFDQTNGTLFIRRGKGGKQRIVRVGSRAQKALWKYLTLYRKGSDSNLFLNKTGHSLDANAAKLMFRRLENKTKIEVHPHKLRHTFAISFLRAGGDVFNLQYLLGHTTLQMTQRYLQSLNSNDAVEAHKKFSPLDNLYV; this is encoded by the coding sequence ATGGAAAACAGCCCTGTAGACCGCCTAACTATCAGTACTCTTGTCTCGGCAAACTCCCTCGAAACCCTGATTCAAGGCTACCTCTTAAACTGCCGATGTGAGAACAAATCCCCGAAAACTGTATCTATTTACCGAATGGTCTTGGACAACTTCCAGTGGTTCTTGTCCCACAAGGAGATGCCCACCGAAGTACACCTAATTAACGCTCTTCACGTTCGAGAGTTCCTTTGGTATCTGGCAAGCGAAAAAGTCCGTTGGGGAAGTACTAACTCGATGGCAACTCGACCAGCAAACTCGACGACGGTTCACGTCTACTATCGGTCGCTGAAGACCTTCTTTAGCTGGTTAAAAAGAGAAGAGCTAATCAATAAAAATCCGTTTGACCATATCAATCCACCCAAACAGGAAAAGAAAGTCATTCAGGCACTCTCAGTTACGGAGATAAACACACTGTTTGATGCTTGTTTGGGTAAAACGATGTATGACGTTAGGGACAAGGCTATTCTTTGTGTGCTACTAGACAGCGGCTTGCGTATTTCGGAATTGACTTCACTCAAAGTAGAAGACTTTGACCAGACAAACGGAACCTTATTTATCCGTCGTGGCAAGGGTGGCAAGCAAAGGATTGTTAGAGTAGGGTCTAGAGCTCAGAAAGCTCTTTGGAAATATTTAACGCTTTACCGTAAGGGGAGTGATTCAAACTTATTTCTTAATAAGACAGGACACTCACTAGACGCGAATGCAGCTAAGCTAATGTTTAGAAGATTGGAAAACAAAACAAAAATCGAAGTCCACCCTCACAAACTGCGCCATACATTCGCCATAAGTTTTCTTCGGGCGGGTGGTGACGTGTTCAACCTCCAATATCTACTTGGTCATACAACTTTACAAATGACTCAGAGGTATTTGCAGAGTCTCAATTCTAACGATGCTGTTGAAGCTCATAAAAAGTTTAGCCCGTTGGATAACTTATATGTTTAA
- a CDS encoding DNA-methyltransferase → MTSRLFPQIEIVKPFYSTDFGEAWYGDAKSLLKLLPDNSVDLVITSPPYALLHKKSYGNEDGETYVRWFRPFAKEIFRILKNEGSFILNIGGFWNEGVPTKSLYQYKLLLDLCEPVTKSQKRARFNLAQEFFWFNPAKMPNPVQWVNVERVRVKEAVEHIWWFSKTDRPKANTKNILTPYSESMKKLIKRGTYNFGSRPSGWNVGKTWNIDNGGAIPPNFLPVELADQPTNAIIESNTSSNDEFRRKCREAGESLHPACFPPYIPAFFIKLLTDENDLVVDPFSGSNTTGRIAEDLKRKWISVESCEQYMRASKLRWFDNEDT, encoded by the coding sequence TTGACATCTAGACTTTTTCCCCAGATTGAAATAGTCAAACCATTTTATTCAACCGATTTTGGAGAGGCTTGGTATGGCGATGCAAAGAGCTTACTGAAGTTACTTCCCGATAACAGTGTTGATTTAGTTATCACATCTCCGCCTTACGCCCTGCTCCACAAGAAATCGTACGGAAATGAAGATGGCGAAACTTATGTCCGATGGTTTCGACCTTTTGCTAAAGAAATATTTCGCATCCTGAAAAATGAGGGGAGTTTCATTCTTAACATTGGTGGCTTTTGGAACGAGGGTGTTCCGACAAAATCGCTGTACCAATACAAGTTGCTACTCGATTTGTGTGAACCCGTTACAAAAAGCCAAAAGAGAGCGAGATTCAATCTAGCCCAAGAATTTTTCTGGTTCAACCCCGCCAAAATGCCTAATCCAGTCCAATGGGTCAATGTAGAAAGAGTAAGAGTAAAAGAAGCAGTTGAGCATATTTGGTGGTTCTCAAAGACGGATAGACCCAAAGCAAACACAAAAAACATTTTGACTCCTTACTCTGAGAGCATGAAGAAATTAATCAAGCGAGGAACCTATAATTTCGGGAGCAGACCATCGGGATGGAATGTCGGTAAAACATGGAACATAGACAACGGAGGAGCCATTCCCCCAAATTTCTTGCCTGTTGAGCTAGCTGACCAACCTACGAATGCGATAATAGAATCAAATACTTCGTCTAACGACGAATTCAGGCGTAAATGTCGAGAAGCAGGAGAGTCTTTACATCCTGCTTGTTTCCCACCTTACATTCCAGCATTTTTCATTAAACTGCTAACTGATGAGAATGATTTGGTGGTAGACCCATTTTCTGGAAGTAATACCACTGGCAGAATTGCCGAAGACTTAAAACGTAAATGGATTTCTGTAGAATCCTGTGAACAGTACATGAGAGCATCGAAGTTAAGGTGGTTTGACAATGAAGACACCTGA
- a CDS encoding winged helix-turn-helix domain-containing protein, with protein sequence MTDQSNVSKALLVKKEELICDIKQIDQMITTLETEHAKKLVALKKQKKPLEEALMHLNALLSLGKISSTPILSITDLAFAYLEKVGKPSHYKEISRHVQNSGIQIVGKNPDAIILTRITRDNRFKRAHERGTYALANWNIRKKRKTTT encoded by the coding sequence ATGACCGACCAATCAAATGTTTCTAAAGCCCTACTGGTAAAAAAAGAGGAACTTATTTGTGACATTAAGCAAATCGACCAGATGATAACCACGTTAGAGACTGAACATGCCAAAAAGTTAGTCGCCTTAAAGAAGCAAAAGAAACCTTTGGAAGAAGCTCTTATGCACTTAAACGCGTTGTTAAGTTTGGGGAAAATATCGTCCACTCCTATACTATCAATTACAGATTTGGCTTTCGCATATTTGGAGAAAGTCGGGAAGCCATCGCATTACAAAGAAATATCAAGACATGTCCAAAACAGCGGGATTCAAATAGTTGGGAAAAACCCCGACGCGATAATTCTCACCCGAATTACGAGAGATAATAGGTTCAAACGTGCTCATGAACGAGGCACCTACGCACTCGCAAATTGGAACATTCGAAAAAAGCGTAAAACAACAACGTAG
- a CDS encoding SPL family radical SAM protein has translation MSKLKIIGESKTSFGHYINTYNGCAHSCVYCYAKGIAHRDSVQWRQATPRVSFIENLKKDIELLKQNPSLREGINDIWVSSFTDCYQPLEKENHATRQTLELLIANELPFTVLTKNALVLEDLNLLKGYPKCRVGLTLTTLDETYRQYLEPYTSTTDEKIVALETLKANGVSTYCSVEPITSKLSDPVAIVKRLAEVMDLFEFGVWNEKYHIPGLNYDEPYLMGELDKVMTYCRNSKIKHCTAGHSEDKLLDYDLPFIPSSMFIP, from the coding sequence ATGTCGAAGTTAAAAATAATCGGTGAAAGTAAAACAAGTTTTGGGCATTACATAAACACCTACAACGGCTGCGCCCACTCGTGTGTCTATTGTTACGCCAAAGGGATAGCGCATAGAGATTCTGTTCAGTGGCGACAAGCGACACCCAGGGTTTCTTTCATTGAAAACCTAAAGAAGGATATTGAGTTATTGAAGCAGAATCCATCTCTAAGGGAGGGTATCAATGATATTTGGGTGTCTTCGTTTACTGACTGCTACCAACCGTTAGAAAAAGAGAACCACGCAACTCGTCAAACCTTAGAGCTTTTAATAGCTAATGAGCTTCCTTTTACAGTGCTAACCAAAAACGCGCTGGTATTGGAAGACCTCAATTTGCTTAAGGGATATCCGAAATGCAGGGTTGGATTAACACTCACCACCCTTGACGAGACCTACAGACAGTATCTCGAACCTTACACATCGACAACCGATGAAAAGATTGTTGCTCTTGAGACGTTGAAGGCAAATGGTGTTTCAACGTATTGCTCTGTTGAACCAATAACCAGCAAGCTGAGTGACCCAGTAGCTATCGTCAAGCGTTTAGCTGAGGTGATGGATTTATTTGAGTTTGGTGTCTGGAACGAGAAATATCATATCCCGGGTCTAAATTACGACGAACCCTATCTGATGGGAGAATTGGATAAAGTGATGACCTATTGTCGGAATAGCAAAATCAAACACTGTACCGCAGGTCACAGTGAGGACAAATTGTTGGACTACGACTTGCCTTTTATCCCTTCGTCTATGTTTATCCCATGA
- a CDS encoding TM2 domain-containing protein produces the protein MPFCARCGTEISETAKFCKKCGTMVANPITEQSQPPTQLAQNIEVNRNPPTTQFSPKSKIAAGLLGIFLGGLGIHRFYLGYTGFGIAQIAVTVVTLGIGGIWGFIEGILILTGTFKKDAKGLLLKD, from the coding sequence ATGCCTTTTTGTGCAAGGTGTGGAACCGAAATATCTGAGACAGCTAAGTTTTGTAAAAAATGTGGAACGATGGTGGCTAACCCAATTACTGAGCAATCTCAACCTCCTACTCAATTGGCACAAAACATTGAGGTCAATAGAAATCCGCCAACAACCCAGTTCTCACCGAAATCGAAAATCGCTGCTGGCTTACTTGGGATATTTTTGGGAGGGCTTGGTATTCATCGATTTTATTTGGGGTACACGGGTTTCGGTATCGCCCAGATAGCGGTTACAGTAGTTACCTTGGGTATCGGCGGTATTTGGGGCTTTATCGAGGGAATATTGATATTAACGGGCACCTTTAAGAAAGATGCTAAAGGGCTCTTACTTAAGGACTAG
- a CDS encoding zinc ribbon domain-containing protein — protein sequence MYCSDCGAILQEGDVFCSTCGVKVSPNELNPTTSETQLKPIFVQPDNKVDNLSSRDLAIGHKSEEAQLRIKTQKHSHLCEACGKKLSFTDNLKGARFCKPCKEIEEKKIELAKIAARQLEAQLSVEAHAIIMKFWRSEIEKAEAMRRLGEVFSKAPAAKSFDNMKDETFREIVDEILVDNILSVEEETKLKAIAELLTINFPMLEWNYKDIFVKLFIARINDGRLPIINASNIVLKKNEIAHMAQRASLLKQVNITEYQGGYSGVSFRVMKGVRFSTGGVRGRRVVVGTKMQEDDSGSIVATSQRIVFLGDRKTIEVPYSKLISLEIFEDGIRVHASNRQSAPLFTLENGNTFAAVVNRAAQ from the coding sequence ATGTATTGTTCTGATTGTGGTGCGATTCTCCAAGAAGGTGACGTATTTTGCTCCACTTGTGGTGTCAAAGTGAGCCCTAATGAGCTCAACCCAACCACGTCCGAAACCCAACTTAAACCAATTTTTGTTCAGCCCGATAATAAAGTAGATAACTTATCTTCGAGGGACTTGGCAATTGGGCATAAGTCCGAAGAAGCTCAACTCCGTATAAAAACTCAGAAACACTCTCACCTATGCGAAGCATGTGGGAAAAAATTGAGCTTTACCGATAATCTAAAAGGCGCGAGGTTTTGTAAACCTTGTAAAGAGATTGAAGAAAAGAAAATCGAATTAGCGAAAATCGCTGCCAGACAATTAGAAGCACAATTAAGTGTTGAAGCACACGCAATAATCATGAAATTCTGGAGAAGTGAAATCGAAAAGGCCGAGGCAATGCGCCGTCTCGGTGAAGTGTTCTCAAAAGCTCCTGCTGCCAAATCTTTTGATAACATGAAAGATGAAACCTTCAGAGAAATCGTTGATGAAATTTTAGTTGATAACATTCTCTCCGTTGAAGAAGAAACAAAATTAAAAGCGATAGCAGAGTTATTGACCATTAATTTCCCAATGCTTGAATGGAATTACAAAGATATTTTTGTCAAATTGTTTATCGCGCGCATCAATGACGGTAGATTACCCATAATTAACGCGTCAAACATTGTTCTGAAGAAAAATGAAATTGCACACATGGCGCAACGGGCTTCCTTGTTGAAACAGGTCAATATCACGGAATATCAAGGTGGGTATTCTGGTGTTAGTTTCAGAGTTATGAAAGGTGTACGTTTTAGCACTGGCGGCGTAAGAGGGCGAAGAGTGGTAGTTGGGACAAAAATGCAAGAGGATGACAGTGGAAGCATCGTTGCTACTTCTCAAAGGATTGTTTTTCTCGGCGATAGAAAAACGATAGAAGTTCCGTATTCTAAACTAATTTCGTTAGAGATATTCGAAGATGGTATCCGAGTCCACGCTTCAAACAGGCAATCAGCTCCATTATTCACTTTAGAAAATGGCAATACATTTGCTGCGGTTGTAAACCGAGCTGCCCAATAA